The proteins below are encoded in one region of Juglans microcarpa x Juglans regia isolate MS1-56 chromosome 4D, Jm3101_v1.0, whole genome shotgun sequence:
- the LOC121260460 gene encoding phosphoribosylformylglycinamidine cyclo-ligase, chloroplastic/mitochondrial-like, which produces MSATFGVNTELSRCVLRLIGPSDHSPSPIQRHSTLPRFYNGFLSLSAASENLKVTRRTRISPRLHSMPTNSSSDSLTYKDAGVDIDAGSELVRRIAKMAPGIGGFGGLFPLGDSYLVAGTDGVGTKLKLAFETGIHETIGIDLVAMSVNDIVTSGAKPLFFLDYFATSHLDVDLAEKVIKGIVDGCQQSDCALLGGETAEMPDFYADGEYDLSGFAVGIVKRDSVINGNDIVAGDVLVGLPSSGVHSNGFSLVRRVLARSGFSLKDKLPGEDVSLGEALMAPTVIYVKQLLGLISKGGIKGIAHITGGGFTDNIPRVFPKGLGAVIHKNSWEVPTLFKWIQEAGKIEDAEMRRTFNMGIGMVLVVSQEASNRILEGGGGAYKAYHIGEVVSGEGVSYH; this is translated from the exons aTGTCTGCTACCTTTGGAGTTAACACAGAGCTATCCCGCTGCGTCCTCCGCTTAATCGGACCATCCGATCATAGCCCTAGTCCAATCCAACGGCATTCCACTCTCCCTCGGTTTTACAATGGATTTCTGTCCTTATCAGCGGCGTCCGAGAACTTAAAAGTGACAAGAAGGACGAGGATTTCTCCCCGCCTGCATTCGATGCCGACGAACAGTTCCAGTGATAGTCTAACGTACAAGGATGCTGGCGTGGACATAGATGCTGGCTCTGAACTTGTTCGCAGAATTGCCAAAATGGCACCGGGAATCGGTGGCTTTGGTGGACTTTTTCCTCTTG GTGATTCATACCTTGTTGCCGGTACGGATGGCGTGGGAACTAAACTTAAACTTGCATTTGAAACTGGAATCCATGAAACTATTGGGATTGACCTG GTTGCGATGAGTGTCAACGACATTGTTACTTCTGGAGCAAAGCCATTATTTTTCCTTGATTACTTTGCTACTAGCCACCTTGATGTTGACCTTGCTGAAAAG GTTATAAAAGGAATTGTTGATGGTTGCCAACAATCTGATTGTGCTCTTTTAGGAGGCGAG ACTGCTGAGATGCCAGATTTTTATGCTGACGGTGAGTATGACCTCAGTGGTTTCGCGGTTGGCATTGTAAAAAGAGATTCAGTAATTAATGGAAATGACATTGTGGCTGGAGATGTCCTTGTTGGTCTGCCATCCAGTGGTGTTCACTCTAATGGTTTCTCTCTTGTAAGAAG GGTTCTAGCTCGAAGTGGCTTTTCTTTGAAGGACAAACTTCCTGGTGAAGATGTTTCATTAGGTGAAGCTTTGATGGCCCCAACTGTTATCTATGTTAAGCAG TTGCTTGGCTTGATTAGCAAGGGTGGGATAAAGGGGATTGCCCACATCACAGGTGGTGGTTTTACCGACAACATACCTCGCGTGTTTCCAAAAGGCCTTGGAGCTGTCATCCATAAGAACTCCTGGGAAGTCCCAACTCTGTTTAAGTGGATTCAAGAG GCGGGAAAAATAGAAGATGCTGAGATGAGACGGACTTTTAACATGGGCATTGGAATGGTTCTAGTTGTGAGCCAGGAGGCATCTAATAGGATACTTGAGGGTGGAGGTGGGGCTTATAAAGCATACCACATTGGTGAGGTTGTAAGTGGTGAAGGTGTGAGCTATCATTGA
- the LOC121260461 gene encoding uncharacterized protein LOC121260461: MGSDSNSAASTSSTSSPSGKRARDPEDEVYLDNLHSHKRYLSEIMASSLNGLTVGDPLPENIMESPARSEIMFYPRDELSLQYSPMSEDLDDTRFCETPINTCSSQPDSVPTSPVSPYRYQRPFGGFSYATSSSSHPSHGCAVPATVTCSQPRQRGSDSEGRFPSSPSDICHSADLRRAALLRSVMRTQPTGPSFHELAFCSGQDPVPNIETEEPYMKSLVDEREYQIEECSSMGVPDSDFNRERSCRVLNMNVKGNGSGD; encoded by the exons ATGGGCTCAGACTCGAACTCAGCAGCATCTACATCGTCAACGTCATCGCCCAGCGGAAAGCGAGCTAGAGATCCAGAAGATGAGGTTTACCTCGACAATCTCCATTCTCACAAACGCTACCTCAGCGAG ATAATGGCGTCCAGTTTGAATGGATTGACGGTTGGAGACCCACTCCCTGAGAATATCATGGAATCTCCAGCGAGGTCTGAAATCATGTTCTACCCCAG GGATGAGCTGTCCTTGCAGTATTCACCAATGTCAGAAGACTTGGATGACACTCGATTTTGTGAGACCCCCATAAACACTTGCTCATCCCAACCTGACAGTGTGCCCACCAGTCCTGTCTCTCCATACAGGTATCAAAGACCTTTTGGTGGATTCTCGTACGCAACTTCCTCTAGTTCACACCCTTCACATGGCTGTGCCGTTCCTGCTACTGTCACTTGTTCGCAGCCTCGCCAACGAGGCTCAGATTCCGAGGGTCGGTTCCCGTCATCACCTAGTGATATATGTCATTCAGCTGACTTGAGGAGGGCTGCACTCTTGCGATCTGTGATGAGAACACAGCCTACAGGCCCATCATTTCATGAACTGGCATTTTGTTCAGGACAAGATCCTGTACCTAATATAGAAACTGAAGAGCCATATATGAAGTCTCTGGTGGATGAGAGGGAGTATCAAATTGAGGAGTGTTCTTCAATGGGTGTGCCAGACTCTGATTTTAACCGAGAGAGGTCTTGCAGAGTATTGAATATGAATGTTAAAGGGAATGGTTCTGGGGATTAG